The following proteins come from a genomic window of Mustelus asterias chromosome 1, sMusAst1.hap1.1, whole genome shotgun sequence:
- the nkx3-2 gene encoding homeobox protein Nkx-3.2 yields MLKMAVRGNTLTPFSIQAILTRKDENRHSKSLDVSCFSPATCWKMLNGLNSCPKMSASSGKTEAGGDVPSEQLCCDSDSGVSDENDCKNHSICTSEKELEIAAACPLQSKPMKEAAGSLSEETERSDAQDYLCNGGMSEHLSAPSLVEEDCKSDQSPDQPKQRKKRSRAAFSHAQVFELERRFNHQRYLSGPERADLAASLKLTETQVKIWFQNRRYKTKRRQLAADLMASAPAAKKVAVKVLIRDDQRQYNPGELLRPSLLSLQPSYQYYPFTYCLPAWAVAACTGTQ; encoded by the exons ATGTTAAAAATGGCTGTTCGTGGTAACACCTTGACTCCGTTCTCCATCCAAGCTATCTTAACCAGAAAGGATGAGAATCGACACTCGAAAAGTTTGGACGTCTCCTGCTTTTCGCCCGCTACCTGTTGGAAGATGTTGAATGGTTTGAATTCCTGTCCGAAGATGAGTGCTTCTTCTGGGAAAACCGAGGCAGGGGGGGATGTGCCGAGTGAGCAGCTCTGCTGTGACTCCGATTCAGGCGTCAGTGATGAAAATGACTGCAAAAATCATTCGATCTGCACCTCGGAAAAGGAGCTGGAGATTGCGGCAGCATGTCCCTTACAGTCGAAACCAATGAAGGAAGCTGCAGGAAGTCTGAGCGAGGAGACCGAGAGGAGTGATGCTCAGGACTATCTGTGTAACGGGGGAATGTCAGAGCATTTATCAG CTCCGAGCCTCGTTGAGGAAGACTGTAAATCTGACCAGAGCCCGGATCAGCCCAAACAGAGAAAGAAACGCTCCCGGGCAGCCTTCTCTCATGCTCAGGTATTTGAGCTCGAACGCCGCTTCAACCACCAGAGATATCTGTCTGGTCCCGAGCGGGCGGACCTGGCCGCCTCTCTCAAACTCACCGAAACTCAGGTTAAAATCTGGTTCCAGAACCGCCGCTACAAAACCAAACGCCGACAGCTCGCCGCTGACCTGATGGCTTCGGCCCCAGCAGCAAAGAAAGTGGCGGTGAAAGTGTTAATCCGGGACGATCAAAGACAGTACAACCCAGGAGAATTGCTCAGACCGTCACTGCTTTCACTCCAGCCGTCTTACCAGTACTACCCCTTCACTTACTGCCTGCCTGCATGGGCAGTCGCCGCTTGCACAGGAACtcaatag